The proteins below are encoded in one region of Ereboglobus luteus:
- the pgtP gene encoding phosphoglycerate transporter protein PgtP — MFSFLKPAPAATPLPSERVDAEYKRLRIQVFIGIFIGYAAFYLVRKNMALVIPDILADYPQYTKAQLGWAITGLSAAYGLSKFVMGSVSDRSNPRYFLPLGLLLSCAIMLVCGFVKAVYSSLILIILLQTLNGWVNGMGWPPCGKTMVHWFSSRERGTVVAGWNVAHNVGGGLVATFALWGVMLFGDWGAKFYFNAIIAGVIAIIAFVLMRDTPQSCGLPPIEKHKNDYPEKYSADNERILSFKEIFFKNVLNNRYLWAIAIANAFVYFVRYGVVDWIPTYLQTAKGFSFKESSIAWSLYEYAAIPGTLLCGWMSDKVFKSRRAPATILFMAMTLLGVLVYWFNANGPLWIDYAALISIGFFVYGPVMMIGLHALELVPKNAAGTAAGFTGFFGYVFGSAIAGTGVGWLADHWGWNGVFIVMVICCALTMVFSALTLKHRNTPNDKLASK; from the coding sequence ATGTTCTCATTTCTCAAACCCGCTCCCGCCGCGACTCCCCTGCCGTCCGAACGCGTTGACGCCGAATACAAGCGCCTGCGCATTCAAGTGTTTATTGGAATTTTTATTGGCTACGCCGCCTTTTACTTGGTGCGGAAAAACATGGCGCTGGTGATTCCGGACATCCTGGCGGACTATCCCCAATACACAAAGGCGCAGCTCGGCTGGGCGATCACGGGACTTTCGGCCGCCTACGGACTTTCCAAGTTTGTGATGGGCTCGGTGTCGGATCGCAGCAATCCGCGTTATTTTCTTCCGCTCGGCCTGCTTCTTTCCTGCGCGATCATGCTGGTGTGCGGCTTCGTGAAAGCCGTTTATTCGTCGCTGATATTGATCATCCTTTTGCAAACCCTGAACGGCTGGGTGAACGGCATGGGCTGGCCTCCCTGCGGAAAAACGATGGTGCACTGGTTCAGCTCGCGCGAGCGCGGCACCGTGGTTGCCGGCTGGAATGTCGCGCACAATGTCGGCGGCGGCTTGGTTGCGACCTTTGCGCTGTGGGGCGTCATGCTTTTTGGCGACTGGGGGGCGAAGTTTTATTTCAACGCAATCATCGCGGGCGTCATCGCAATCATCGCGTTTGTGCTGATGCGGGACACGCCCCAAAGTTGCGGACTGCCGCCCATCGAGAAGCATAAAAACGACTATCCCGAAAAATACTCCGCGGACAACGAACGCATCCTCAGCTTCAAGGAAATCTTTTTCAAAAACGTCCTCAACAACCGCTATCTGTGGGCAATCGCCATCGCCAACGCCTTTGTGTATTTTGTGCGCTACGGCGTGGTTGACTGGATCCCCACCTACCTGCAAACAGCGAAAGGCTTTTCCTTCAAGGAATCGAGCATCGCCTGGTCGCTCTATGAATACGCGGCGATCCCCGGCACGCTGCTTTGCGGCTGGATGTCCGACAAAGTTTTCAAAAGTCGGCGCGCCCCGGCCACGATCCTGTTCATGGCGATGACCCTGCTCGGTGTGCTCGTTTACTGGTTCAACGCGAACGGCCCGCTGTGGATCGACTACGCCGCGCTGATATCGATTGGCTTTTTCGTTTACGGCCCCGTGATGATGATCGGGCTTCACGCCCTGGAACTCGTCCCCAAGAACGCCGCCGGAACGGCCGCCGGGTTCACGGGATTTTTCGGATATGTGTTCGGCTCGGCGATCGCGGGAACCGGCGTGGGCTGGCTGGCGGATCACTGGGGCTGGAACGGCGTGTTCATAGTCATGGTCATCTGCTGCGCGCTCACGATGGTGTTTAGCGCGCTCACGCTGAAACATCGCAATACACCCAACGATAAGCTTGCATCAAAATAA
- a CDS encoding autotransporter outer membrane beta-barrel domain-containing protein — protein MSYLTNVGGVAGTYGDYFGENLINLIQQPGVSTGGNLLPAVVLSSAGDLFTNSGLSDVTLHIADTADGIDITGDMFIANRIVTLTIDGDATISGRIVGNAGSYGSSAGTLIKNGAGTLTLTGTRNWFYGSSKNYNQINAGRVILKSPHALGSGATTIDPDAYLEFSGVSGTMRQAFVGGGHIEVTHGSDLTFNWRNGTLDDFDGMSGNGSWHPAMNEIGTLAISGQSRFSAIASGTYSSVLGGASVYVTVTEGSSLVIGREGLSARGSGATKIPMTYAILANRIDLSDHSTLVLKPNAYLSTGALIVTDTTCAIAFTASGVSRLRWQEGIDPDTITLVSTGSNSARYIVPHGMELIVNDIPVPVSPNESLPNDNSSSGWCREFVLVNQGANPLKDIAMTLTAIDAIHDTVSSRLADELIDPVTFHVPAKGRKWVNAAWVRYLTSDLDYDNESSTTPGVEGNIKGVIAGLDGMLPGRVMLGFHAGIAENELDTTNDTSLSSKQKFLGLHAAQRFGKFYLSFSADIGRVTTDSFRHEDDNYVRGKWDTSYYSGSIQFGGVFESWAKIKLKPYVGLRYSKIKITNHYERGASPLVIDNFNDTSSQVFYGVALGRKFVIFNRDLAIDLSLARKHTVTAPRATLDTHYFDSPNTPVTLKRGDYYDDPIAIGVSARAALSPHTVVGFAFDYETASNHDRTTLSALVAYTW, from the coding sequence ATGAGCTACTTAACCAACGTAGGCGGCGTTGCGGGCACATACGGTGATTATTTTGGCGAGAATTTAATCAACTTGATCCAGCAACCAGGTGTTTCAACAGGAGGCAACTTGCTGCCTGCCGTAGTCTTGAGCTCCGCCGGAGATCTTTTCACCAATAGCGGGCTCAGTGACGTCACTCTTCATATAGCCGATACTGCCGATGGGATTGATATCACGGGGGACATGTTCATCGCCAACCGCATCGTCACCCTCACCATCGACGGTGATGCCACTATCTCCGGCCGCATTGTGGGCAATGCCGGCAGCTATGGCTCCAGCGCGGGCACCCTCATCAAAAATGGCGCCGGCACCCTCACCCTTACCGGCACTCGCAACTGGTTTTATGGTTCCAGCAAGAACTACAACCAGATCAACGCGGGACGTGTGATTCTTAAAAGTCCCCATGCATTGGGCAGCGGCGCAACAACTATTGATCCCGATGCCTATCTTGAATTTAGTGGCGTCAGCGGCACAATGCGGCAGGCATTTGTGGGTGGGGGACACATTGAGGTTACCCATGGCAGTGATCTCACTTTCAACTGGCGCAACGGCACGCTCGATGATTTTGATGGCATGTCGGGCAATGGGAGCTGGCATCCCGCCATGAATGAGATTGGCACTCTTGCAATTTCAGGGCAGTCCCGCTTTTCGGCTATTGCCAGCGGCACCTACTCCAGCGTACTTGGCGGCGCTAGCGTCTACGTTACCGTCACTGAAGGCTCCTCCCTTGTTATTGGACGCGAGGGTTTGTCGGCTCGTGGTTCTGGAGCCACCAAAATTCCGATGACCTATGCGATACTTGCAAATCGCATTGACCTTTCCGACCATTCCACGCTCGTTCTCAAACCCAATGCCTATCTCAGCACGGGCGCTCTCATCGTAACCGACACGACTTGTGCCATCGCTTTTACCGCCTCCGGTGTATCCCGACTTCGCTGGCAAGAGGGCATCGACCCGGACACCATCACCCTGGTCTCGACGGGCAGCAACAGCGCCCGCTATATTGTGCCCCATGGCATGGAACTCATCGTCAATGACATTCCCGTGCCTGTTTCTCCCAACGAGAGCCTTCCCAACGACAATAGCTCCTCCGGCTGGTGTCGCGAGTTTGTCCTTGTAAATCAGGGTGCCAATCCCCTCAAGGACATTGCCATGACGTTGACGGCCATTGATGCCATCCACGACACCGTTTCCTCGCGCCTTGCTGACGAACTGATTGACCCTGTTACCTTTCACGTTCCCGCCAAGGGACGCAAATGGGTCAACGCAGCGTGGGTGCGTTATCTCACCAGCGATCTTGATTACGACAACGAGTCAAGCACAACCCCTGGTGTTGAGGGCAATATCAAGGGAGTCATTGCTGGTCTCGACGGCATGCTTCCCGGTCGCGTTATGCTTGGGTTCCATGCAGGCATCGCTGAAAACGAGCTCGACACAACAAACGACACCTCCCTCTCCTCAAAACAAAAGTTTCTCGGTCTCCATGCGGCACAGCGTTTTGGTAAATTCTATCTCTCGTTTTCCGCCGATATCGGGCGTGTCACCACCGACTCCTTCCGACATGAAGACGATAATTATGTTCGCGGTAAGTGGGATACCTCATACTACTCCGGATCCATTCAGTTTGGGGGCGTCTTTGAATCGTGGGCTAAAATCAAGCTCAAGCCCTATGTCGGCCTTCGCTATTCCAAAATCAAAATCACCAATCACTATGAACGTGGAGCCTCCCCACTCGTGATCGATAATTTCAATGACACTTCGTCTCAAGTCTTTTACGGCGTGGCCTTGGGCCGAAAGTTCGTCATCTTCAACCGTGATCTTGCAATCGATCTTTCCCTTGCCCGCAAACACACCGTCACTGCTCCGCGGGCGACCTTGGATACTCACTATTTCGACTCGCCCAACACACCTGTTACCCTCAAACGTGGCGACTACTACGATGATCCCATTGCCATCGGCGTCTCTGCTCGTGCCGCTTTGAGTCCGCACACTGTCGTCGGGTTCGCCTTCGACTATGAAACCGCATCCAATCATGATCGCACCACCCTCTCGGCACTGGTCGCATACACTTGGTAA